One genomic region from Bradyrhizobium icense encodes:
- a CDS encoding pyrimidine 5'-nucleotidase produces MNPPRAFSHIDTWVFDLDNTLYPHHVNLWQQVDARIGEFISAYLKISAEEARIIQKDYYRRYGTSMRGMMTEHGVHADDYLAYVHQIDHSPLEPNPAMGAAIAKLPGRKLILTNGSTDHAGAVLARLGIGEHFEAVFDIIAAELEPKPAPQTYDRFLRVHGVEPLRSAMFEDLARNLVVPHQLGMTTVLVVPDGAKEVVREDWELEGRDAAYVDHVTDDLTGFLERLSG; encoded by the coding sequence ATGAACCCACCCCGCGCCTTCAGCCACATCGACACCTGGGTGTTCGATCTCGACAACACGCTGTACCCGCACCACGTCAATCTATGGCAGCAGGTCGACGCGCGGATCGGCGAGTTCATCAGCGCTTACTTGAAGATCTCCGCGGAAGAAGCCCGCATCATCCAGAAGGACTATTACCGCCGCTACGGCACCAGTATGCGCGGCATGATGACCGAGCACGGCGTGCACGCCGACGATTATCTGGCCTACGTGCACCAGATCGATCATTCGCCGCTGGAGCCGAACCCTGCGATGGGAGCTGCGATCGCAAAACTTCCCGGACGCAAGCTGATCCTGACCAACGGCTCGACCGACCACGCCGGCGCGGTGCTGGCGCGGCTCGGCATCGGCGAGCATTTCGAGGCGGTGTTCGACATCATCGCCGCCGAGCTGGAGCCGAAGCCGGCGCCGCAGACCTATGACAGGTTCCTGCGCGTCCATGGCGTCGAGCCCCTGAGATCGGCGATGTTCGAGGATCTCGCCCGCAATCTCGTGGTACCGCACCAGCTCGGCATGACCACGGTGCTGGTGGTGCCTGATGGCGCCAAGGAAGTTGTGCGCGAGGACTGGGAGCTGGAAGGCCGCGATGCGGCTTACGTCGATCATGTGACGGATGATTTGACGGGGTTCTTGGAGAGGTTGAGCGGCTGA
- the dapD gene encoding 2,3,4,5-tetrahydropyridine-2,6-dicarboxylate N-succinyltransferase, translated as MSLTALESTVNSAFDARDGISTATKGEVREAVDHALELLDKGEARVAEREASGKWKVNQWLKKAVLLSFRLNDMAAIPGGPGKASWWDKVPSKFEGWGENRFRDAGFRAVPGAIVRRSAFIARNVVLMPSFVNLGAYVDEATMIDTWSTVGSCAQIGKRVHISGGVGIGGVLEPLQAEPVIVEDDCFIGARSEVAEGVIVRKGAVLAMGVFLGASTKIVDRETGETFIGEVPEYSVVVPGALPGKPLKNGQPGPSTACAVIVKRVDERTRAKTSINELLRD; from the coding sequence ATGTCCCTGACCGCGCTCGAATCCACCGTCAACTCCGCCTTCGATGCCCGCGACGGCATTTCGACGGCGACCAAGGGCGAGGTTCGCGAGGCCGTCGATCACGCGCTCGAACTGCTCGACAAGGGCGAGGCGCGGGTCGCCGAGCGTGAGGCCTCGGGCAAATGGAAAGTCAATCAGTGGCTGAAGAAGGCGGTGCTGCTGTCGTTCCGTCTCAACGACATGGCCGCGATTCCCGGCGGCCCCGGCAAGGCGTCGTGGTGGGACAAGGTGCCGTCTAAGTTCGAGGGTTGGGGCGAGAACCGTTTTCGCGATGCGGGTTTTCGCGCCGTGCCCGGTGCGATCGTGCGCCGCTCGGCCTTCATCGCCCGCAACGTTGTGCTGATGCCGTCCTTCGTCAATCTCGGCGCCTATGTCGATGAGGCGACCATGATCGACACCTGGTCGACGGTCGGTTCCTGCGCGCAGATCGGCAAGCGCGTGCATATTTCAGGCGGCGTCGGCATCGGCGGCGTGCTGGAGCCGTTGCAGGCCGAGCCTGTGATCGTCGAGGACGATTGCTTCATCGGCGCGCGCTCGGAAGTCGCCGAAGGCGTGATCGTGCGCAAGGGCGCGGTGCTGGCGATGGGCGTGTTCCTCGGCGCTTCCACCAAGATTGTCGACCGCGAGACCGGCGAGACGTTCATCGGCGAGGTTCCTGAATATTCGGTCGTGGTTCCCGGCGCCCTGCCCGGCAAGCCCCTGAAGAACGGCCAGCCCGGCCCATCGACTGCCTGCGCCGTGATCGTCAAGCGCGTCGACGAGCGCACCCGCGCCAAGACCAGCATCAACGAGCTGCTGCGGGACTAG